A region from the Biomphalaria glabrata chromosome 14, xgBioGlab47.1, whole genome shotgun sequence genome encodes:
- the LOC129922923 gene encoding uncharacterized protein LOC129922923 has product MHVKYVPTVLATLGFITATGTTVNFTIETKEFDQKDCSTSCLYGLIADNDKFILHSSLKISNIIPIANLILIVEVKTTKSVKFAVIYQEDILVCLNRTGQEVECYMIKEDYFNITIKYNATSKLSEASLKVAVSYERKYFFGNVIQLPHISDTMKSTLLLNNDRLPLMSHKCETDLIRKGSLHFCCEENNIVKTTAIIKINGVVVSKSERCAEIQMLPSIETLTILDFECSFCDVQLLTSSCYYGNDTSGDTSGDPPDKAKIKDDSSSHHYELIIMFGIIMAILILILICVAFICIKQVKERNERPGQAEQESMISNVTTRL; this is encoded by the exons ATGCATGTCAAGTATGTGCCTACTGTGCTTGCTACATTAGGCTTTATAACTGCTACAGGAACTACAG tgaATTTCACTATTGAAACCAAGGAATTCGACCAAAAGGATTGTTCGACTAGCTGCTTATATGGACTAATCGCTGATAATGACAAATTTATATTGCATTCCTCTTTAAAAATATCGAATATTATACCAATAgccaatttaattttaatagtagAGGTGAAAACAACAAAGAGTGTCAAATTCGCTGTG atttatcaaGAGGACATACTGGTTTGCTTAAATCGTACTGGTCAAGAAGTCGAATGTTATATGATcaaagaagattattttaacATTACCATTAAATATAACGCTACGTCTAAGTTAAGTGAAGCGTCCTTAAAAGTTGCTGTTTcatatgaaagaaaatatttttttggcaACGTTATTCAACTACCTCACATATCTG ATACAATGAAATCCACACTTTTATTAAACAACGATAGGCTGCCACTAATGTCACATAAATGTGAGACTGATTTGATAAGAAAAGgaagtttacatttttgttgTGAAGAGAATAATATAGTCAAAACCActgcaataataaaaataaacggTGTAGTTGTTTCAAAATCTGAGAGATGCGCTGAGATTCAAATGCTTCCATCTATAGAAACCCTTACTATTTTAGATTTTGAATGCAGTTTTTGTGATGTACAACTCCTTACGTCTTCATGTTATTATG gtAACGATACATCAGGAGATACGTCAG GAGATCCCCCtgataaagctaaaataaaag ATGATTCGTCTAGTCATCATTACGAACTAATTATAATGTTTGGAATAATCATGGCCATCTTAATTCTCATATTAATTTGTGttgcatttatttgcataaagCAAGTAAAag AAAGGAATGAGAGACCTGGACAAGCGGAACAAG agAGCATGATTAGCAATGTAACGACTAGACTATAA